Proteins encoded together in one Entomobacter blattae window:
- a CDS encoding autotransporter outer membrane beta-barrel domain-containing protein, whose product MTEYITFTPPVANIIPGERQDVVVNIPTGSEGSILSSITPEQQQLVQAGQSLPVGGTLTINGNSNDKIGIDNGIIAFNQLYVNNLGTSSFVEARLNPLTVNGASPTNQVKLFADNISQASPYVGMDASIKNTLAILNPTVETSSSVIYDRGGNDIWAGSSKVTLTLANSNDQSSDSTSRVYASDSSGFFDIRGDKGTHNHVNLILDIVDYVEANANPAYTVSTDENGTSNISQRSGSLQYEGYNATIVLNGYNSHTSANLTLRGNDTVLSGDGNTNATIRSGNNTITLSGNGELNIHGDTGGYGGSVVVNGVDNTNGTTTYTQELENFTASSLSGYLSATLGQGKADINVAPLQNGYSITTGLGNEIIRGFTTSAGIDLSITNRHIYLGSGQSITGSDFSGGNSTYSLSSGNNITFLGVDLQGQNPFS is encoded by the coding sequence ATGACAGAATACATTACCTTTACCCCCCCGGTAGCCAATATTATTCCTGGGGAAAGACAGGATGTTGTTGTTAATATTCCAACAGGCTCTGAAGGAAGCATACTCTCTTCCATTACTCCTGAGCAACAACAGCTTGTACAAGCCGGACAGAGCCTGCCTGTAGGCGGAACGCTGACCATTAATGGCAACTCGAATGACAAAATTGGTATAGATAACGGAATCATTGCCTTCAACCAATTATATGTCAATAATCTTGGAACTTCATCCTTCGTAGAGGCGCGCCTTAATCCACTCACTGTTAATGGCGCATCACCGACAAACCAGGTTAAACTATTTGCTGATAATATCTCCCAAGCCTCACCTTATGTGGGCATGGATGCCAGTATTAAAAATACCCTCGCCATATTAAACCCCACCGTCGAAACGAGCTCTAGCGTGATTTATGATCGAGGAGGAAATGACATTTGGGCAGGAAGTAGTAAAGTAACCCTTACCCTTGCCAACAGTAATGACCAGTCCTCTGATTCCACCTCACGTGTTTATGCCTCCGACAGCTCAGGCTTTTTTGACATTAGGGGAGATAAAGGCACCCATAACCATGTTAATTTGATTCTTGATATCGTTGATTACGTGGAGGCTAATGCAAACCCTGCTTATACTGTAAGCACGGATGAGAATGGAACCTCCAATATTTCCCAAAGATCAGGCTCGCTCCAATATGAGGGATATAACGCCACAATCGTTCTTAATGGTTATAACAGTCATACCTCGGCCAACCTGACCTTACGGGGCAATGATACTGTATTATCTGGTGATGGGAACACCAACGCGACTATTCGCTCTGGCAACAATACTATTACTCTTTCTGGAAATGGTGAACTGAACATTCATGGAGATACAGGGGGATATGGAGGTTCAGTTGTGGTTAATGGGGTAGATAACACCAATGGAACGACAACCTATACCCAGGAACTAGAAAACTTTACAGCCTCTTCCCTTTCTGGCTATCTGAGTGCTACACTCGGGCAAGGAAAGGCTGACATTAATGTTGCCCCTCTTCAGAACGGTTATAGCATTACCACAGGGTTAGGGAATGAGATTATTAGAGGTTTTACAACTTCTGCCGGCATTGACCTCTCCATTACCAATCGCCATATCTATCTCGGCAGTGGACAGAGTATTACCGGTTCTGATTTTTCTGGCGGGAATTCTACTTACTCCCTTAGTTCTGGCAATAATATTACCTTCTTGGGGGTAGATCTTCAGGGGCAAAATCCTTTTTCTTAG
- a CDS encoding isochorismatase family protein, translating into MISSTYKRLDINKAATLFIDHQSGLMALATDIAPDEYANNISALVGITNLFGLPCVLTSSMEKGPNGPIVPCVKDNIKPDAYIQRDGQINAWDNEEFRQAVYDLVKKGRTQFILSGIVTDVCVAFVALSLLHEKAHNPQMKDIQVFIATDSSGTNSQFIREASWDRMSKAGAELMTWFAIACELRINWHPLPENKQIPMDDFAQLVIAHSRPYASVWTSYQANKK; encoded by the coding sequence ATGATATCTTCAACCTATAAAAGATTAGATATTAACAAGGCCGCCACTTTATTTATTGATCATCAGTCAGGCCTTATGGCACTTGCCACAGATATTGCTCCAGATGAATACGCTAATAATATTTCCGCCTTGGTGGGAATAACAAATTTATTTGGTCTTCCTTGCGTTTTAACCAGCAGCATGGAAAAAGGCCCTAATGGTCCAATTGTTCCCTGTGTAAAGGATAATATCAAACCTGATGCCTATATCCAGCGTGATGGCCAGATTAATGCTTGGGATAATGAAGAGTTCAGACAAGCGGTCTATGATCTGGTTAAAAAGGGACGGACTCAGTTTATTCTTTCAGGTATCGTCACAGATGTGTGTGTGGCTTTTGTAGCATTGTCCTTACTTCATGAAAAAGCCCATAACCCACAAATGAAAGACATCCAGGTCTTTATAGCAACAGATTCTTCGGGGACTAATTCACAGTTTATCCGTGAGGCTTCCTGGGATAGAATGTCTAAAGCTGGGGCAGAGCTGATGACATGGTTTGCCATAGCCTGTGAACTTCGTATTAACTGGCACCCACTGCCTGAGAATAAGCAAATTCCGATGGATGATTTTGCTCAGCTGGTCATTGCCCACTCCCGTCCTTATGCTTCTGTCTGGACAAGCTATCAGGCCAACAAAAAATAA
- a CDS encoding sugar-binding transcriptional regulator, with protein sequence MSGWEKRLLTEMAVDYYLNEITQEEIAKKFGISRIKVGRLLKQARQEGIVEISIPNHSILNVELEQKMLELFSIQRVLIAQDHPDEDEQRKRVASLVSKWLSQHIKDQMVIAVGQGRNISAVADHASVTVERECHFISCIGGSHRTGDFLNADHICRRLAKKYGGTSETLYAPAYVEKRSLKEALMKNQTVKATFDRACRADIALVGIGDINDGNYMVKLGWFTRQELKDASQQQGVIGDIAGYDFFNTHGKHVDTVMNDRVIGIGMEELRHIPYVIGIAAEHTKSLAILGALRSGVIDVIATSALNIRNILNLVSQ encoded by the coding sequence ATGAGTGGATGGGAGAAAAGACTTCTTACGGAAATGGCGGTTGATTACTATCTTAACGAAATTACACAAGAAGAAATTGCCAAAAAATTCGGAATATCGCGTATTAAAGTAGGAAGGCTTTTAAAGCAAGCGCGTCAGGAGGGAATAGTTGAAATATCTATTCCTAATCATTCCATTTTGAATGTTGAGCTCGAGCAGAAAATGCTAGAGCTTTTTTCCATTCAGCGCGTGCTGATTGCCCAGGACCACCCTGATGAAGATGAACAACGCAAAAGGGTGGCCTCTTTAGTTTCAAAATGGCTTTCGCAGCATATAAAAGATCAAATGGTTATTGCTGTGGGTCAGGGGCGCAATATTTCCGCGGTAGCAGATCATGCCAGTGTAACAGTAGAGCGAGAATGCCATTTTATAAGCTGTATTGGTGGCAGCCATAGAACCGGGGATTTTTTAAATGCCGATCATATTTGTAGGCGTCTGGCCAAAAAATATGGCGGTACTAGCGAAACATTATATGCTCCAGCCTATGTAGAAAAGCGCAGCCTTAAAGAAGCACTCATGAAAAACCAGACTGTTAAGGCCACTTTTGATAGGGCCTGTCGTGCCGACATTGCTCTTGTAGGAATAGGCGATATTAATGATGGAAACTATATGGTGAAGCTAGGGTGGTTTACCCGGCAAGAGCTGAAAGATGCTAGCCAACAGCAAGGTGTTATTGGGGATATTGCAGGCTATGACTTTTTTAATACGCACGGAAAGCATGTGGATACTGTGATGAATGACAGAGTCATAGGAATTGGCATGGAAGAGCTTCGGCATATCCCTTATGTTATTGGTATTGCAGCTGAGCATACCAAAAGCCTGGCGATATTGGGGGCCTTAAGGAGTGGGGTCATTGATGTTATTGCAACGAGTGCTCTTAATATTCGTAATATTCTAAATTTGGTTTCCCAGTAA
- the dhaL gene encoding dihydroxyacetone kinase subunit DhaL: protein MTQYFSSQSGVTIVQDMADIIIANRNYLSEIDGAIGDGDHGINMAKGFSICKEKIAGQEMTLDKALDQLSDTLMEGIGGSMGPLYGSLFFGWAEGIKGKEKITAQDFARMLQKGLDELREISDAQQGDKCLMDALIPAVETFSHAVTQGKTFQKALEEMKKAAESGRDSTKDMVAKIGRASRLGERSRGVLDAGAASCCLLLGQLAESIDRQLHL from the coding sequence ATGACACAATATTTTTCAAGTCAAAGTGGCGTTACGATTGTGCAGGACATGGCAGATATCATTATTGCAAATCGTAACTATCTTAGCGAGATTGACGGGGCTATTGGAGATGGTGACCATGGTATCAATATGGCCAAGGGGTTTTCCATCTGTAAGGAAAAAATAGCAGGTCAGGAGATGACTTTAGATAAAGCGTTGGACCAATTATCCGATACCCTTATGGAGGGGATTGGGGGCTCTATGGGGCCCTTATATGGAAGCCTGTTTTTTGGATGGGCTGAAGGGATAAAGGGTAAAGAGAAAATTACAGCACAAGATTTTGCTCGTATGCTACAAAAAGGCCTTGATGAGCTAAGAGAGATCAGCGATGCCCAGCAAGGCGATAAATGCCTTATGGATGCGCTGATACCAGCTGTAGAAACATTTAGTCATGCGGTAACGCAGGGAAAAACTTTTCAGAAAGCTTTGGAAGAGATGAAAAAGGCTGCAGAGTCTGGCAGAGATTCCACCAAAGATATGGTCGCAAAGATTGGCCGTGCCAGCCGTTTGGGAGAACGCTCCCGGGGTGTTTTAGATGCAGGTGCAGCCTCGTGCTGTCTGTTATTAGGACAGCTTGCCGAAAGTATAGATAGGCAATTGCACTTATAA
- a CDS encoding dihydroxyacetone kinase subunit DhaK, with the protein MKRIVNDPDRLVEDGIEGYLAAYPQFYEKTENPRTLKRPQAPVKGKVGVVTGGGSGHEPAFLGYVGEGLLDAVAIGEVFSSPTAGAFLDAIKAAESGAGVVCLYGNYAGDNMNVKMAIKKAKAANIAVKTVMANDDVASAPKTEREKRRGVAGEILMWKVGGAAAAMGYDLDGVAQISQKAIDMCRSIGVGLSACTIPAVGKPNFTIADGKMEIGIGHHGEPGVDITDWKPAHETAKIMLEHVVEDKPFERGEEVVVLVSGLGSTPVIELYVYYAEIAKLLKEKGIIVHKCYVGNYFTSLDMMGVTLTIMGLDEELKKMVDYPVNSLALVQK; encoded by the coding sequence GTGAAGCGGATAGTAAATGATCCCGATAGATTGGTAGAAGATGGTATTGAAGGGTATTTGGCAGCTTATCCTCAGTTTTATGAAAAAACAGAAAACCCACGAACCCTTAAACGGCCTCAAGCGCCTGTAAAAGGTAAGGTTGGTGTTGTAACTGGTGGAGGCTCTGGTCATGAGCCAGCCTTCTTGGGTTATGTGGGGGAAGGGCTTTTGGACGCGGTAGCGATAGGAGAAGTGTTTTCTTCGCCCACGGCAGGGGCTTTTCTTGATGCGATTAAAGCCGCAGAGAGTGGTGCCGGTGTTGTGTGTTTATACGGGAATTATGCTGGCGATAACATGAATGTAAAGATGGCCATTAAAAAGGCCAAGGCTGCCAATATTGCCGTTAAGACTGTTATGGCTAATGACGACGTAGCATCTGCCCCTAAAACAGAGCGAGAAAAGCGCCGTGGTGTTGCTGGCGAAATCTTGATGTGGAAGGTTGGAGGTGCAGCAGCTGCTATGGGCTATGATTTGGATGGGGTCGCTCAAATCTCCCAGAAGGCTATAGATATGTGCCGTTCAATAGGTGTGGGGCTCAGTGCGTGCACAATTCCTGCTGTTGGCAAGCCGAACTTTACCATTGCAGACGGAAAGATGGAAATTGGTATTGGCCATCACGGTGAACCAGGCGTTGATATAACAGACTGGAAGCCAGCCCATGAAACAGCAAAAATCATGCTGGAGCATGTTGTGGAAGATAAGCCCTTTGAAAGGGGAGAAGAGGTTGTTGTTCTGGTTTCTGGATTGGGATCAACCCCAGTCATTGAACTGTATGTTTACTATGCCGAAATTGCAAAACTCCTCAAAGAGAAGGGGATTATTGTCCATAAATGCTATGTGGGAAATTATTTTACCTCTTTAGACATGATGGGTGTTACCCTAACCATTATGGGGTTAGATGAAGAACTGAAAAAAATGGTGGATTATCCCGTAAATTCCTTAGCTTTAGTGCAAAAATAG
- a CDS encoding SDR family oxidoreductase has protein sequence MSENTFCDLSGRVAVITGGGAGIGFEIAKTFLQQNAKVVLVDVLDDIDQIAKNLSPENAFGIRLDVTSSVSVNAVIGKIAAQWGKIDIAVNCAGVALLSKAEEMSEDLWDKTLTINLKGTFLVSQAVGRIMLKHKYGRIINMASQAAVIALPQHLAYCASKAGVIGLTQVLALEWGPVGITVNAISPTIVMTELGKKVWSGTKGDEMKQQIPVRKFAEPHHIAAAALYLASEEAAMVNGSNLVVDGGYSIQ, from the coding sequence ATGAGTGAAAATACTTTTTGTGACCTTTCTGGGCGTGTTGCGGTGATCACTGGCGGAGGGGCCGGAATAGGGTTTGAGATTGCCAAAACATTTTTGCAGCAGAATGCAAAGGTCGTTTTGGTAGATGTCTTGGACGATATTGATCAAATTGCAAAGAACCTAAGCCCAGAAAATGCCTTTGGAATAAGGTTAGATGTAACAAGTTCAGTTTCTGTTAACGCTGTGATTGGTAAAATTGCTGCGCAATGGGGTAAAATAGATATCGCTGTGAATTGTGCAGGAGTGGCCCTGTTATCGAAAGCTGAAGAAATGTCGGAAGATTTGTGGGATAAAACACTCACTATCAATTTAAAAGGTACATTTCTTGTTTCCCAGGCTGTAGGCCGTATTATGCTGAAGCATAAATATGGGCGCATTATTAACATGGCCTCTCAGGCTGCTGTGATCGCGCTTCCACAGCATTTGGCTTATTGTGCCAGCAAGGCTGGTGTGATTGGTTTAACCCAGGTGCTTGCCCTGGAGTGGGGTCCCGTAGGCATTACAGTCAATGCCATTTCTCCAACAATTGTGATGACTGAGTTAGGGAAAAAGGTGTGGTCTGGAACGAAAGGCGATGAGATGAAGCAGCAAATTCCCGTAAGGAAATTTGCTGAGCCCCATCATATTGCTGCAGCAGCTTTGTATTTGGCAAGCGAAGAGGCTGCCATGGTGAATGGGTCTAATCTGGTTGTGGATGGCGGGTATTCTATCCAGTAA
- a CDS encoding MFS transporter, which produces MVENFINKIFISPKLMLGYAGVMVFMMGEGLEQGWLSPYLIKNGLTIQDAALLFSIYGLMAAIASWFSGVLAEVFGARPVMLVGLSLFLVGSALFLSIGLPTNNLSMMLPTYALRGLGYPLFAYGFLVWVAYEAPTERLGSAVGMFWFVYSGGLSVLGVLYSSIALPFLGEIATLWSALVFVALGAVIALYLNRGGKKTDQEEKKASFSYLFKGITIAFEYPKVGLGGIVRTINTSAAYGFVVFMPTVMMNIGYSRTDWLHMYATLWFVNIVFNLLFGIISDKVGWRNIVMWFGCVGCAITTVLFYYVPQYFPQSHIPALIASGAYGACLAAFVPLSAIMPSLAPDNKGAAMSILNLGAGLSTFVGPAIVGIFIASLGATGVIWIYTGMYLFAAVLMIFITVPATLQRSPSFGQSSVMPTSGRNTEMLRG; this is translated from the coding sequence GTGGTGGAAAATTTTATCAATAAAATCTTCATTTCCCCTAAACTAATGCTTGGCTATGCTGGGGTTATGGTATTTATGATGGGTGAAGGGCTGGAGCAGGGGTGGCTTTCACCTTATCTGATTAAAAATGGGCTTACCATTCAGGATGCAGCGCTGCTTTTTAGCATTTACGGCCTTATGGCAGCGATAGCATCGTGGTTTTCTGGTGTGTTAGCAGAAGTATTTGGGGCCAGGCCCGTGATGCTGGTGGGGTTATCTCTTTTTTTAGTGGGGTCAGCGTTATTTCTTTCTATAGGTTTACCCACAAATAATTTGTCCATGATGTTACCCACCTATGCTTTAAGAGGCTTGGGGTACCCGTTATTTGCCTATGGTTTCTTGGTTTGGGTGGCTTATGAAGCCCCTACCGAACGGCTTGGTTCGGCAGTGGGTATGTTCTGGTTTGTCTATAGTGGTGGCTTAAGCGTTCTGGGTGTTTTATATTCCAGTATTGCGTTACCGTTTTTGGGCGAAATTGCCACATTATGGAGCGCTCTCGTTTTTGTCGCTCTGGGCGCTGTCATAGCCTTATATCTGAACCGTGGGGGGAAAAAGACAGATCAGGAAGAGAAAAAGGCCTCATTCTCCTATTTGTTTAAAGGGATTACCATTGCTTTTGAATATCCAAAGGTGGGGCTTGGAGGAATTGTCAGAACAATCAATACCTCTGCAGCTTATGGTTTTGTGGTGTTTATGCCTACGGTTATGATGAATATCGGTTATAGCCGAACAGACTGGCTACATATGTATGCCACCTTATGGTTTGTTAATATCGTTTTTAACCTGTTGTTTGGCATTATAAGCGATAAAGTAGGTTGGCGTAATATTGTTATGTGGTTTGGGTGTGTGGGGTGTGCCATTACGACTGTTTTATTCTATTATGTCCCGCAATATTTTCCTCAAAGCCATATTCCTGCTCTTATAGCTTCTGGTGCTTATGGCGCTTGCCTTGCTGCTTTTGTTCCCCTTTCTGCCATTATGCCCTCTTTGGCACCAGACAATAAAGGGGCAGCTATGTCTATCCTTAACCTGGGGGCAGGGCTGAGTACATTTGTAGGGCCTGCTATCGTCGGTATCTTTATTGCCTCCCTTGGGGCCACCGGGGTGATCTGGATTTATACGGGCATGTATCTTTTTGCTGCAGTTCTTATGATATTTATAACAGTGCCTGCCACCTTACAACGGTCTCCTTCTTTTGGGCAATCTTCTGTTATGCCCACGTCAGGTCGTAATACGGAAATGTTAAGAGGATAA
- a CDS encoding MDR/zinc-dependent alcohol dehydrogenase-like family protein — MNIDVDVVDRKNKNFTIPSMMKAVVAYAPGDYRLEEVPVPTITADEILMKVEACGICAGDIKSFDGAPSFWGDETQPAYIKAPMIPGHEFIGHAVAVGENVKGFKVGDRMTSEQIVPCWECRFCKRGQYWMCEKHDLYGFQNNVNGAMAEYIKIPKEGINHHVPDDIPMKKAVLIEPYACSLHAVQRASIQLGDIVVLAGAGTLGLGMIGPIKKSGPGKLVVLDMSDDRLALAKKFGADLVINPGKDDAIKIIKDMTEGYGCDVYIEATGAAKSVQQGLSMIRKLGRFVEFSVFKDPVTVDWSIISDRKELDVLGSHLGPYCYPLVIEGVQNGDFPTEGVVTHILPLEKFSEGFAMMKKGVGSLKIVLDPNMKA, encoded by the coding sequence ATGAATATTGATGTTGATGTCGTAGACAGAAAAAATAAAAATTTTACAATTCCTAGCATGATGAAAGCTGTTGTAGCTTACGCCCCTGGTGATTACAGGTTGGAGGAGGTTCCAGTTCCTACTATTACGGCCGATGAAATTCTCATGAAGGTAGAAGCCTGTGGAATTTGTGCCGGAGATATCAAGTCGTTTGATGGTGCTCCCAGTTTCTGGGGGGATGAAACACAGCCTGCTTATATTAAGGCCCCCATGATTCCTGGCCACGAATTTATTGGTCATGCTGTTGCTGTGGGAGAAAATGTTAAAGGCTTTAAAGTGGGGGATAGAATGACCTCTGAGCAGATTGTACCCTGCTGGGAGTGTCGTTTTTGCAAACGTGGCCAATACTGGATGTGTGAGAAACACGACCTTTATGGTTTTCAAAACAACGTCAATGGCGCCATGGCCGAATATATTAAAATTCCCAAAGAGGGGATAAACCATCATGTGCCAGACGATATTCCCATGAAGAAGGCAGTTTTGATAGAGCCTTATGCTTGTTCTCTTCATGCGGTTCAGCGTGCGAGTATCCAGTTGGGAGATATCGTGGTTCTTGCAGGGGCAGGTACTTTGGGCTTGGGTATGATTGGGCCCATTAAAAAATCTGGGCCAGGAAAGCTTGTGGTGCTAGATATGAGTGATGACAGGTTGGCTTTGGCAAAAAAATTTGGTGCTGATTTGGTAATCAATCCTGGAAAAGACGATGCTATAAAGATTATCAAAGACATGACAGAAGGATATGGCTGTGATGTTTACATTGAAGCCACAGGGGCTGCAAAATCAGTGCAGCAGGGGCTGTCAATGATTCGTAAACTGGGGCGTTTTGTAGAGTTTTCGGTTTTTAAAGACCCAGTCACAGTGGATTGGAGCATTATAAGCGATAGAAAAGAGCTCGATGTTTTGGGTTCTCACCTAGGTCCTTATTGTTATCCATTGGTGATAGAAGGGGTTCAGAATGGTGATTTTCCCACAGAGGGTGTCGTAACACATATCCTTCCCTTGGAAAAATTTTCTGAAGGATTTGCCATGATGAAAAAAGGTGTGGGCTCCCTGAAGATAGTTCTTGATCCAAATATGAAAGCTTAA
- the rpiB gene encoding ribose 5-phosphate isomerase B, whose translation MKKDPDMTLPIAIGADDAAFTLKDEIIRWLAKKGIPYIDYSMDKNSNLESYPDVAWTVAQAIKAGKHERGILLCGTGIGMCIVANKVPGIRAAQCHDSYSAERARKSNNAQIITIGARIIGIELAKSILGTWLDSDFQEGSSTPKVNKISYYEQQAS comes from the coding sequence ATGAAAAAGGATCCAGATATGACTCTTCCTATCGCTATTGGCGCAGACGATGCCGCTTTCACTCTTAAAGATGAAATTATTAGATGGTTAGCCAAAAAGGGAATTCCCTATATCGACTACAGCATGGACAAGAACAGTAACCTAGAAAGTTACCCCGATGTCGCATGGACTGTTGCCCAAGCCATTAAAGCGGGGAAACATGAAAGAGGCATACTTTTATGTGGAACGGGGATTGGAATGTGCATAGTGGCCAATAAAGTGCCAGGAATAAGGGCGGCTCAATGCCATGACTCCTATTCAGCCGAGCGGGCACGAAAAAGTAATAATGCACAAATTATTACCATAGGAGCACGGATAATCGGAATAGAGTTGGCCAAATCCATTCTTGGTACTTGGCTCGATTCAGACTTCCAAGAGGGGAGCTCTACCCCAAAAGTCAACAAAATTTCCTATTATGAACAACAAGCCTCTTAA
- a CDS encoding isochorismatase family protein: MSITTYSRLDIDKAAVLFVDHQSGLLSLVNDIAPDEFRNNVSALVSITNFFKLPTVLTSSMESGPNGPILPYIKDNLSPYAYVQRDGEINAWDNEKFRNAIYDLVKKEKRTQFILAGVVTEVCVGFVALSLLHEKQYNPLMKDIEVFVAVDASGTSSTLVRDAVWNRITKAGAQGAELMTWFGIACELRRNWHPEEDNHNVAMAGFAQLVADHSTQYTNVMSSYNAAKNIG, translated from the coding sequence ATGTCTATTACAACATATTCACGCCTAGATATTGATAAAGCAGCTGTGCTTTTTGTAGACCATCAGTCTGGTTTACTATCTCTTGTGAATGATATTGCTCCAGATGAGTTTCGTAATAATGTATCAGCTCTTGTGAGCATCACCAATTTTTTTAAATTGCCTACTGTATTAACAAGTAGCATGGAATCAGGGCCTAATGGACCAATTCTTCCCTATATAAAAGATAACCTCTCACCTTATGCTTATGTTCAGCGCGATGGGGAAATCAATGCGTGGGATAATGAAAAGTTCCGGAATGCCATTTATGATTTGGTTAAAAAAGAGAAGAGAACACAGTTTATTCTCGCTGGTGTGGTCACAGAAGTCTGCGTAGGTTTTGTAGCCCTTTCTCTATTGCATGAGAAACAATATAATCCACTCATGAAGGATATTGAAGTTTTTGTAGCTGTTGATGCTTCTGGAACAAGTAGCACCCTCGTAAGGGATGCTGTGTGGAATAGAATAACAAAAGCTGGCGCTCAAGGTGCCGAACTTATGACATGGTTTGGTATTGCTTGTGAATTACGCCGCAATTGGCATCCAGAAGAAGATAATCATAATGTTGCCATGGCAGGCTTTGCACAGTTGGTTGCAGACCATTCTACACAATACACGAATGTTATGAGCAGTTATAATGCGGCCAAAAATATTGGCTGA
- a CDS encoding cupin domain-containing protein, with protein sequence MSFHQKMFLPSAVALSVFFAGSSVFSTAYSQERKAAAEKQTIEQVFQYSIPQVSAQQVTALEVTYPPGGFTAPHLHGKNFVVAYVMEGEIRSQLDDGKVQIYKAGQSWSEQPGTHHRISANNSATKPARLLAIFIGPKNDSHLVVFEKNPPKE encoded by the coding sequence ATGAGTTTTCATCAAAAAATGTTTCTGCCATCTGCGGTAGCTTTGAGTGTATTTTTTGCAGGAAGTAGCGTTTTTTCTACGGCCTATTCTCAAGAGAGAAAAGCTGCTGCGGAAAAACAGACCATAGAACAGGTTTTTCAATATAGTATTCCGCAGGTTTCGGCCCAACAAGTCACAGCATTAGAGGTGACATACCCACCAGGTGGTTTTACCGCACCGCATCTTCACGGGAAAAACTTTGTTGTGGCTTATGTCATGGAAGGTGAAATTCGAAGCCAGCTGGATGATGGCAAGGTGCAGATCTATAAGGCTGGTCAAAGTTGGAGCGAACAACCTGGAACGCATCATCGTATAAGCGCCAATAATAGTGCAACAAAACCAGCGCGCCTCCTGGCTATTTTTATTGGGCCAAAGAACGATTCCCACCTGGTTGTTTTTGAAAAAAATCCTCCAAAAGAATAG
- a CDS encoding FMN-dependent NADH-azoreductase, translating into MKIFHIDASSKFHQWSNSRLLGKYFLERLHEKQPQIIIDYIDVTEDVQPHVTAEYAQAIYTLEAERTEQMRQVLKHSDAMCKRVLQADALVCAMPMYNWTIPSTFKTFIDCITRMGMTYDAKPGERSQGKLSDKKVLFITTRGADLRPGGLYEGMDAMTPVLKNSFLFLGIEEQKFVNAQPLQFADQAARVAALLRAKKELDQVAIEWSLST; encoded by the coding sequence ATGAAAATTTTCCATATCGATGCCAGTTCAAAATTTCATCAATGGTCTAATTCCCGATTGTTAGGAAAGTATTTTTTGGAAAGGCTCCATGAAAAACAGCCGCAGATCATCATAGACTATATTGATGTTACAGAAGATGTACAACCCCATGTTACTGCCGAATATGCGCAAGCCATCTATACCCTAGAGGCAGAACGGACAGAACAAATGCGTCAAGTATTAAAGCATTCTGATGCAATGTGTAAAAGAGTTCTGCAAGCAGATGCCCTGGTGTGTGCTATGCCTATGTATAATTGGACCATTCCTTCTACCTTTAAAACATTTATTGACTGTATTACCCGAATGGGCATGACTTACGATGCAAAGCCAGGGGAGAGAAGCCAAGGTAAACTTAGTGATAAGAAAGTTTTGTTTATTACAACCAGAGGGGCAGATTTACGCCCAGGTGGTTTGTATGAGGGGATGGATGCGATGACACCCGTTTTAAAGAATTCTTTCTTGTTTCTAGGGATTGAAGAGCAGAAATTTGTTAATGCCCAGCCCTTGCAATTTGCTGATCAGGCCGCAAGGGTGGCAGCGCTTTTGCGCGCTAAGAAAGAGCTTGATCAGGTGGCCATAGAATGGTCGCTATCTACTTAA